The Anastrepha ludens isolate Willacy chromosome 2, idAnaLude1.1, whole genome shotgun sequence genome contains a region encoding:
- the LOC128854977 gene encoding uncharacterized protein LOC128854977 isoform X2, with product MRCAVQSCRKGNGNKASDISFFSFPSNEAVAQKWKQFCQRTQDFNIRTSYICMYHFIRDDFENRLKFEMGFSKKLYLKRNVVPTIYGPNLNIPKRCSQREQQASTFLVKQEELLQEQDVLSITAQDTTPFEDGSWLECAEMFECKTVFKRPTCCKQRDQHANSHLVKQEDLLQEQDEQSITSQDPTPFEDGSSLKCAEMFECKTVFKRPPPCRQREQRANTHLIKQEELLQEQDEQSISSQDTTPLEDRSSLACAEMFECKTVFKRPPRCRQRKQRANIHLVKQEETNFKGSPVIEIKDPFEEVMLKEEPINYLKTEFCQSVFPLRINTS from the exons atgaGATGTGCGGTTCAAAGCTGTAGAAAGGGCAATGGAAATAAAGCATCGGAtatcagttttttttcattcccatCTAATGAGGCGGTCGCTCAAAAGTGGAAACAATTTTGTCAACGAACTCAAGATTTCAACATAAGGACTTCCTATATCTGTATGTACCACTTTATAAGGGACGACTTTGAAAATCGCCTAAAGTTTGAAATGG GTTTCAGCAAGAAACTGTATCTAAAACGAAACGTTGTGCCAACTATTTATGGtccaaatttaaatattccaaAACGCTGTAGTCAACGTGAGCAGCAAGCAAGTACTTTTTTAGTAAAGCAAGAAGAACTACTTCAGGAGCAGGATGTACTAAGCATAACAGCTCAGGATACCACTCCGTTTGAAGATGGATCATGGTTAGAGTGTGCAGAGATGTTTGAATGTAAAACGGTGTTCAAAAGACCAACATGTTGTAAACAACGTGACCAGCACGCAAATAGTCATTTAGTAAAGCAAGAAGACCTACTTCAGGAGCAGGATGAACAAAGCATAACGTCTCAGGATCCCACTCCGTTTGAAGATGGATCATCGTTAAAGTGTGCAGAGATGTTTGAATGTAAAACGGTATTCAAAAGACCACCACCTTGTAGACAACGCGAGCAGCGAGCAAATACTCATTTAATAAAGCAAGAAGAACTACTTCAGGAGCAGGATGAACAAAGCATATCGTCTCAGGATACTACTCCGCTTGAAGATAGATCATCGTTAGCGTGTGCAGAGATGTTTGAATGTAAAACGGTATTCAAAAGACCACCACGTTGTAGACAACGCAAACAGCGAGCAAATATACATTTAGTAAAGCAAGAAGAAACGAATTTCAAAGGGTCACCAGTAATTGAAATCAAAGATCCATTTGAAg AGGTGATGCTTAAAGAGGAACCCattaattatttgaaaacagAATT
- the LOC128854979 gene encoding putative peptidyl-tRNA hydrolase PTRHD1: MSNIVQYIIVRSDLKSTLSWPLGALIAQCCHATAAVIHLHADDEDTKAYLCDLDNMHKVVLEAKDEAALVKVAEKLKENDIKHKMWIEQPENIPTCIAIKPYVKDNIHKFVKHLKLLK, translated from the exons ATGTCTAATATTGTGCAGTACATAATTGTGCGTAGTGATTTAAAATCGACTTTGTCCTGGCCATTGGGTGCATTGATAGCGCAGTGCTGCCACGCGACAG CCGCTGTAATCCATTTGCATGCTGATGATGAAGATACAAAGGCGTATTTATGTGATTTGGATAATATGCATAAAGTCGTATTAGAG GCTAAGGATGAAGCGGCTCTAGTGAAAGTAgcagaaaaattgaaagaaaatgatATTAAACATAAAATGTGGATTGAACAACCAGAAAATATACCAACATGTATAGCAATTAAGCCTTATGTTAAGgacaatatacataaatttgttaAACATCTCAAATTGCTTAAGTAG